One segment of Anguilla anguilla isolate fAngAng1 chromosome 1, fAngAng1.pri, whole genome shotgun sequence DNA contains the following:
- the nrsn1 gene encoding neurensin-1 produces MTSCSELCGSDHGERSQSTVHNHHQHYGVRSYLHHFYEECTASIWDRDEDFQIQKSPSRWSAILGKVCLAFGTLMLVVGLTVLTVGFAAPPKIEAFGEEELLFVDKRAAHFNRALEVCKLVGGVLFCAGGVLAAAGLLLSSFTRGEPSEERCLQRRFKEKLAELQAAVHPIRKAPTLGEWRIPVTLSKAQNIQPVSET; encoded by the exons ATGACTTCCTGCTCAGAACTCTGTGGGTCTGACCATGGCGAGCGATCTCAGAGCACGGTGCACAACCACCACCAGCACTACGGGGTCCGGTCCTACCTGCACCACTTCTATGAGGAGTGCACAGCCTCCATCTGGGACCGGGATGAAGACTTTCAGATTCAGAAATCACCCAGCAGGTGGAGCGCTATCCTTGGGAAG GTCTGTCTCGCGTTTGGGACCCTGATGCTAGTCGTTGGTCTGACCGTGTTGACCGTGGGCTTCGCCGCCCCGCCCAAAATCGAAGCCTTCGGCGAGGAAGAGCTGCTCTTTGTGGACAAGCGCGCCGCGCACTTCAACCGGGCTCTGGAAGTCTGCAAGCTGGTCGGCGGCGTCCTGTTCTGCGCAGGGGGCGTCCTGGCGGCCGCGGGCCTGCTGCTGTCCAGCTTCACCCGGGGGGAGCCCAGCGAGGAGCGCTGCTTGCAACGGAGGTTCAAGGAGAAGCTCGCCGAGCTGCAGGCCGCCGTCCACCCCATCAGGAAGGCTCCCACGCTCGGAGAGTGGAGGATCCCCGTCACCCTATCCAAAGCGCAGAACATTCAGCCGGTTTCTGAGACCTGA